One part of the Sarcophilus harrisii chromosome 5, mSarHar1.11, whole genome shotgun sequence genome encodes these proteins:
- the LOC100921456 gene encoding olfactory receptor 6C1-like — MKNHTRVTEFILLGLSDDPELQMVIFCFLLLAYILSIAGNVTIIILTLLDSHLQTPMYFFLRNFSFLEISFTTACIPRFLGTIITKDKTISYNNCMAQLFFFIVLGVTEFYLLAAMSYDRYVAICKPLHYTTIMSNRVCTLLVFCSWLVSIMVFFPAIILMQQLDYCADNIIDHFTCDYSPLFQLSCTDTQFLETMGFTWAVFTLMFTLALIILSYIYIIKTILQIPSVNQRKKAFSTCSSHMIVISISYGSCIFMYIKPSAKNRVSLNKGVAVLNTSVAPMLNPFIYSLRNQQVKQAFMDMIRKILFSLNKGKVLFN, encoded by the coding sequence ACTGGGATTGTCAGATGACCCAGAGCTTCAAATGgtcattttttgtttccttttattggCCTACATTCTCAGCATTGCTGGCAATGTGACTATCATCATCCTCACCTTGCTGGATTCTCACCTCCAAACCCCAATGTATTTCTTCCTCCGGAATTTCTCCTTCTTAGAAATTTCATTTACAACTGCTTGTATTCCCAGATTCTTGGGCACAATTATTACTAAGGACAAGACTATTTCCTACAATAACTGCATGgctcagttgtttttcttcattgtctTGGGAGTAACTGAATTTTACCTTCTAGCAGCCATGTCCTATGATCGCTATGTTGCCATCTGCAAACCCCTACATTATACAACCATCATGAGCAACAGAGTCTGTACATTGCTTGTCTTCTGTTCATGGCTGGTTTCAATCATGGTCTTCTTTCCAGCAATCATTTTGATGCAGCAGCTTGATTATTGTGCTGATAATATCATTGACCATTTTACCTGTGACTATTCTCCCCTCTTCCAATTATCCTGTACAGATACACAATTCTTAGAGACAATGGGTTTTACCTGGGCTGTGTTTACTCTTATGTTTACATTGGCATTAATCATCCTCTCCTACATATATATCATTAAGACAATTCTACAGATCCCCTCAGTCAATCAGAGGAAAAAGGCCTTCTCCACTTGTTCTTCTCACATGATTGTCATCTCCATTTCTTATGGCAGCTGCATCTTTATGTACATCAAACCCTCAGCAAAAAACAGAGTCTCTTTAAACAAGGGAGTTGCTGTACTTAATACATCAGTAGCCCCCATGTTGAATCCCTTCATTTATAGCTTAAGGAATCAACAAGTGAAACAAGCCTTCATGGACATGATaaggaagattttattttctttaaacaaaGGAAAAGTTTTGTTTAACTGA